A region from the Lolium perenne isolate Kyuss_39 chromosome 4, Kyuss_2.0, whole genome shotgun sequence genome encodes:
- the LOC127348447 gene encoding uncharacterized protein, whose translation MAARYVEMLDMGVRIAARFHSHCPQTARMYYKPPQSASSSSSSAAGASTDRKAAGFDHEAAAAAAFRPFAATSQAGFGAGAQSGFGFDTAQVLIYEVV comes from the coding sequence ATGGCGGCCCGGTACGTGGAGATGCTGGACATGGGCGTGCGCATCGCGGCGAGGTTCCACTCCCACTGCCCGCAGACGGCGCGCATGTACTACAAGCCGCCGCAGTccgcctcctcttcttcctcgtccgcCGCGGGCGCCTCCACGGATCGGAAGGCCGCCGGCTTCGACCACGAGGCAGCGGCCGCCGCTGCCTTCCGGCCCTTCGCTGCAACGTCACAAGCGGGGTTCGGCGCCGGCGCTCAGTCAGGTTTCGGCTTCGACACCGCGCAGGTCCTCATCTACGAGGTCGTATGA